The following are from one region of the Laribacter hongkongensis DSM 14985 genome:
- the rsmD gene encoding 16S rRNA (guanine(966)-N(2))-methyltransferase RsmD yields the protein MSKNSSNSYQNRVRIIGGEYRRRVLEFPDQPGLRPTPDRVRETVFNWLGQDLTGQSVLDLFAGSGAMGFEAASRHAARVVMIEKARPVARQLQANASLLGCGRIHVVEADALQWLAQVRESFDVIVMDPPFATDLLAQALPRVVACLAPRGVVYVEAETLPDLAGWDVWRQGRAGKVSFALLRRAEAPCAA from the coding sequence GTGAGCAAGAACAGCAGTAATTCGTACCAGAACCGCGTGCGCATCATCGGGGGCGAATACCGGCGCCGGGTGCTGGAGTTTCCGGATCAGCCGGGCCTGCGCCCGACACCGGACCGGGTGCGGGAAACCGTATTCAACTGGCTGGGGCAGGATCTGACCGGCCAGTCGGTGCTGGATCTCTTTGCCGGCAGCGGAGCCATGGGATTCGAGGCGGCCAGCCGGCATGCCGCGCGCGTGGTCATGATCGAGAAAGCCCGCCCGGTAGCCCGGCAGTTGCAGGCCAACGCCAGCTTGCTGGGATGCGGGCGTATCCATGTGGTGGAGGCTGATGCGTTGCAGTGGCTGGCGCAGGTACGTGAATCATTCGACGTGATCGTGATGGATCCGCCGTTTGCGACCGATCTGCTGGCGCAGGCCTTGCCGCGTGTGGTCGCTTGCCTGGCGCCGCGGGGCGTGGTGTATGTCGAAGCGGAAACCTTGCCGGATCTGGCCGGCTGGGATGTCTGGCGGCAAGGGCGGGCAGGCAAGGTATCATTTGCCCTGCTGCGGCGGGCAGAAGCGCCTTGCGCAGCGTAA
- a CDS encoding M16 family metallopeptidase, translated as MSANRFLSWLLLAGGALMAGVAGAQPIERWTQPDGARVLFVPSHQNPIIDIRIDVDAGSRREAPERLGVAALTNRLLASGTRKHDEEALSAAWADRSMQYGASVDQDRAAIRLRLLSDAADRRQGVALLNEVLTQPVFPAAALARAKAQTVAGLRQEETSPQAVAYRQFIQAIYGRHPYANEARLTPAAVEAIGREDVRAFWQQHYRPGYMSIAIVGDLTRREAAELAQRLTRGLPRTGAPLPEVPPVPQPAAQRLSQPHVASQASVALGLPLLTRDDPDYYPLVVGNYVLGGGGFDSRLMTELRSKRGLTYGASSMLAPYTAPGEFMVSVSTRKAQADEARRVARETLEKFVADGPSAAELEQAKANIIGGFPLRYDSNKKLIEYVAAIGFYNLPLTWLDDYPRAVEQVTPEAVRDAYRRRVGLDHLVEVVVGGSNEPDRSKVDREQEQQ; from the coding sequence ATGTCCGCTAACCGATTCCTGAGCTGGCTGTTGCTGGCAGGTGGTGCACTGATGGCCGGTGTGGCCGGTGCCCAGCCCATTGAGCGCTGGACGCAGCCGGACGGTGCGCGCGTGTTGTTCGTGCCGTCGCACCAGAATCCGATCATCGACATCCGGATTGATGTGGATGCCGGGTCGCGCCGGGAAGCGCCAGAGCGTCTGGGGGTGGCGGCGCTGACCAACCGGCTGCTGGCCAGTGGTACGCGCAAGCATGATGAAGAGGCTCTGTCGGCTGCATGGGCTGACCGGTCGATGCAGTATGGCGCTTCGGTGGACCAGGATCGTGCAGCCATCCGCCTGCGTCTGCTCTCGGATGCTGCTGACCGCAGGCAGGGCGTGGCGCTGCTGAATGAAGTGCTGACACAGCCGGTTTTTCCGGCGGCGGCACTGGCGCGGGCCAAGGCACAAACGGTGGCCGGCCTGCGGCAGGAGGAAACCAGCCCGCAGGCCGTGGCCTACCGGCAGTTCATCCAGGCCATTTATGGCCGGCATCCTTATGCCAACGAGGCGCGGCTGACGCCGGCTGCGGTGGAAGCCATCGGGCGCGAGGATGTGCGGGCGTTCTGGCAGCAGCACTACCGTCCCGGTTACATGAGCATTGCGATCGTGGGTGACCTGACCCGGCGTGAGGCGGCCGAGCTGGCGCAACGGCTGACCCGTGGGCTGCCGCGGACCGGTGCGCCGTTGCCCGAAGTGCCACCGGTGCCGCAGCCGGCCGCACAGCGTCTGAGCCAGCCGCATGTAGCCAGCCAGGCCAGTGTGGCGCTGGGCTTGCCGCTGCTGACGCGGGATGACCCGGACTATTACCCGCTGGTAGTGGGCAACTATGTGCTGGGCGGAGGCGGTTTTGATTCCCGGCTGATGACCGAATTGCGCAGCAAGCGTGGCCTGACTTACGGGGCGAGCAGCATGCTGGCGCCCTACACGGCACCGGGTGAATTCATGGTGTCGGTCAGTACGCGCAAGGCACAGGCAGACGAGGCGCGGCGAGTGGCGCGGGAGACGCTGGAGAAGTTTGTGGCCGATGGCCCGAGTGCGGCGGAACTTGAGCAGGCCAAGGCCAATATCATTGGTGGTTTTCCGCTGCGTTATGACAGTAACAAGAAATTGATCGAGTACGTAGCGGCCATCGGCTTTTATAATCTGCCGCTTACTTGGCTGGACGATTACCCTCGGGCCGTGGAGCAGGTGACGCCGGAGGCGGTGCGTGATGCCTACCGGCGCCGTGTCGGTCTCGATCATCTGGTTGAGGTGGTGGTGGGCGGCAGTAACGAACCTGACAGAAGCAAGGTCGATCGTGAGCAAGAACAGCAGTAA
- a CDS encoding M16 family metallopeptidase produces MKAKWMGAMAALAMASGSLAASEPVTVEATLENGMKVIVRPDRRAPVAVSQVWYRVGGLDEVGVPTGLSHALEHMMFKGTTTVADGEFSRRVAALGGRENAFTSKDYTAYFQQIGASHLPEMFRLEADRMQNLKVDPQSLARELEVIREERRMRTDDNPGAMLMEAMGRHAFAGPSGQPVIGWADDIPRIDAPVLKDWYQRFYAPNNATLVVVGDVDPQAVLNEARATFGRLPARVVARPQAVAEPDLPPGPQRFVLERPSELGYVALGWRVPRLAKADEPDPYALEVLAAVLDGAAASRLPRALVREQRLADSVSADYDMNGRGEQLFTVVAVPAAGQTPAALEQAVRRQLRRIADKGVEPAELARVRQQLRAGRVYERDSMFAQAMSMGAAESRGHSWRDEDEIDRRLAAVRSEDLQRVVRRYFTDERLVVGELKPLPLTQAQRQASQASMKESPHVR; encoded by the coding sequence ATGAAAGCGAAATGGATGGGCGCGATGGCTGCGCTGGCGATGGCCAGTGGCAGCCTGGCCGCCAGCGAACCGGTGACCGTTGAGGCAACACTGGAAAACGGCATGAAAGTGATCGTGAGGCCGGACCGGCGGGCGCCGGTGGCGGTGTCGCAGGTGTGGTACCGAGTGGGCGGTCTGGACGAGGTGGGCGTGCCCACCGGGCTGAGTCATGCCCTGGAGCACATGATGTTCAAGGGCACCACCACTGTGGCGGACGGAGAGTTTTCCCGCCGGGTGGCTGCGCTGGGCGGGCGCGAGAACGCATTTACCAGCAAGGACTACACCGCCTATTTCCAGCAGATCGGTGCCTCGCACCTGCCGGAAATGTTCCGGCTGGAAGCCGACCGCATGCAGAATCTCAAGGTAGACCCGCAGTCGCTGGCCCGTGAACTGGAGGTGATCCGCGAAGAGCGTCGCATGCGTACCGACGACAACCCGGGCGCGATGCTGATGGAGGCGATGGGCCGGCATGCGTTTGCCGGGCCGTCCGGCCAGCCGGTGATCGGCTGGGCCGATGACATTCCACGCATTGACGCGCCAGTCCTCAAGGACTGGTACCAGCGCTTTTATGCACCGAACAATGCCACGCTGGTCGTGGTCGGGGATGTTGATCCGCAAGCGGTGCTGAACGAAGCCCGTGCCACCTTCGGCCGTTTGCCGGCCCGCGTGGTGGCGCGCCCGCAGGCCGTGGCCGAACCGGACCTGCCACCGGGGCCGCAGCGTTTCGTGCTGGAGCGCCCCAGTGAACTGGGTTACGTGGCGCTGGGCTGGCGGGTGCCGCGACTGGCAAAAGCGGACGAGCCTGATCCGTACGCACTGGAAGTGCTAGCAGCTGTGCTGGACGGCGCTGCCGCTTCCCGCCTGCCGCGCGCCCTGGTGCGCGAGCAGCGGCTGGCTGACAGCGTGAGTGCGGATTACGACATGAACGGACGGGGCGAGCAGCTTTTTACCGTGGTGGCCGTGCCGGCTGCCGGGCAGACGCCTGCCGCGCTTGAGCAGGCGGTGCGCCGCCAGCTGCGGCGGATCGCCGACAAGGGTGTGGAGCCGGCCGAGCTGGCACGGGTCCGCCAGCAGTTGCGCGCCGGGCGGGTGTACGAACGCGATTCGATGTTTGCCCAGGCCATGTCGATGGGCGCTGCCGAGTCGCGCGGTCATTCCTGGCGGGACGAAGACGAGATTGACCGCCGGCTGGCAGCAGTCCGGTCAGAGGACCTGCAACGGGTGGTACGCCGCTATTTCACTGACGAGCGCCTGGTCGTGGGCGAACTCAAGCCCTTGCCGCTGACGCAGGCCCAGCGTCAGGCCAGCCAGGCTTCCATGAAGGAGAGCCCGCATGTCCGCTAA